Proteins encoded in a region of the Myxococcus guangdongensis genome:
- a CDS encoding outer membrane beta-barrel domain-containing protein has product MRPILSLALLVAAVAQAAPRFPTSAAYLAQAEAAPSVPAPGAETAVPPPPAAPEPKLEVPRAPASRPEPTVPTQAAQKPSVQPALAPVQEELPVQEDSEPAVAEPVREHDVDAPVTPDDAPVLASSDDEAPRTTDAQQQRLVNGAPLYNPNVSLHIVQKKRFADEGKHELALYPAVVQVNGKYTNHAGTALHYIYHLQENFGLQVTGQYNWHTNESGFNLELIDKVREQAQAASSLLLVWGAQAGVEVTPLYGKFAFLDNKLAQFSLVLSGGAGIGSTRHLIRPAVSNEVDGQRYDVPARFGDTGTKFLGSVGGGFRLQFGESYALRLEVRDLIYTARVDKVDGCNLADFEALEAARSTGQDFAALQLSGSCNYQKFDGVDPKTKKNYREDIILGRDLVAEPSSDVLNNISFYAGFSFLF; this is encoded by the coding sequence ATGCGACCGATTTTGTCCCTCGCGCTCCTCGTCGCCGCGGTGGCCCAGGCGGCCCCGCGCTTCCCGACGTCCGCGGCCTACCTCGCCCAAGCCGAGGCGGCGCCGTCCGTGCCCGCTCCGGGCGCGGAGACCGCCGTCCCGCCGCCTCCCGCCGCGCCCGAGCCGAAGCTGGAGGTGCCCCGCGCGCCAGCCTCGCGCCCGGAGCCCACCGTGCCCACGCAGGCCGCCCAGAAGCCCTCGGTTCAGCCCGCGCTCGCGCCGGTGCAGGAGGAGCTGCCTGTCCAGGAGGACTCCGAGCCCGCGGTGGCCGAGCCCGTGCGCGAGCACGACGTGGACGCGCCGGTGACGCCGGACGACGCGCCGGTGCTGGCCTCGTCCGACGACGAGGCGCCGCGCACCACCGACGCGCAGCAGCAGCGCCTGGTGAACGGCGCGCCGCTCTACAACCCCAACGTGTCGCTGCACATCGTCCAGAAGAAGCGCTTCGCGGACGAGGGCAAGCACGAGCTGGCGCTGTACCCGGCGGTGGTGCAGGTCAACGGCAAGTACACCAACCACGCCGGCACCGCGCTGCACTACATCTACCACCTGCAGGAGAACTTCGGCCTCCAGGTGACGGGCCAGTACAACTGGCACACCAACGAGAGCGGCTTCAACCTGGAGCTCATCGACAAGGTGCGTGAGCAGGCGCAGGCGGCCTCGTCGCTCCTGTTGGTGTGGGGCGCGCAGGCGGGCGTGGAGGTGACGCCCCTGTACGGCAAGTTCGCGTTCCTGGACAACAAGCTGGCGCAGTTCAGCCTGGTGCTCAGCGGCGGCGCGGGCATCGGCTCCACGCGCCACCTCATCCGCCCCGCGGTGTCCAACGAGGTGGACGGCCAGCGCTACGACGTGCCGGCGCGCTTCGGCGACACGGGCACCAAGTTCCTGGGCTCGGTGGGCGGCGGCTTCCGGCTCCAGTTCGGTGAGTCCTACGCGTTGCGCCTGGAGGTCCGCGACCTCATCTACACGGCCCGCGTGGACAAGGTGGACGGCTGCAACCTGGCGGACTTCGAGGCGCTGGAGGCCGCGCGCTCCACCGGGCAGGACTTCGCCGCGCTGCAACTGAGCGGCAGCTGCAACTACCAGAAGTTCGACGGCGTCGACCCGAAGACGAAGAAGAACTACCGCGAGGACATCATCCTCGGACGCGACCTGGTGGCCGAGCCGTCCTCCGACGTGCTCAACAACATCAGCTTCTACGCAGGCTTCTCGTTCCTCTTCTGA
- a CDS encoding tol-pal system YbgF family protein, with product MNRLLPLLAVLAPLAASAQQDSGGYNRALAAFNAGDLDTAAPLFFQASEAGGDAQTQGKAEYFLAQSLAKKGLPVAAFISYAAIVNAGPSHPSYLKAVEGLVDMQQQLDEQNLIPSILNQAYSDEVRDQWVTLPKEVLARINYLVGTVSQRRMRFEEARALLEAVPKDSRVYAKARYLLGVVLADPRFPGRPGEGEALDKEALSAFTVALSSKEPQVELKATQHLALIGLGRLHYRRGEYAEATAAYERVPRYTRYWDQALFENGFARFQNEDFGGALGSLQALHAPQFAGAFQPESWILKSTVYYYSCLYDEVKTTLAAFDDLYGPMAKQLEPFTAEDADLIQAYNLVAAENRRLPRPVYLWLRNNERIREVMRVLARVDQEKRELSSGPWRGTPLATQTVASLEEIRGTLLQVGGTLARSRIREAADNLRTFSDQAEIIRVQTALDEKDLLQAGLDQKTLLTRQSLYRPKMPGAAWNYWKFQGEFWIDEIGYYQYTLKRGCPAKTADAQQP from the coding sequence ATGAACCGACTGCTTCCTCTCCTCGCCGTCCTGGCTCCGCTCGCGGCCAGCGCCCAGCAGGACTCGGGCGGCTACAACCGCGCGCTGGCCGCCTTCAACGCCGGCGACCTCGACACCGCCGCGCCGCTCTTCTTCCAGGCCTCCGAGGCTGGCGGCGACGCGCAGACGCAGGGCAAGGCGGAGTACTTCCTCGCCCAGTCGCTCGCGAAGAAGGGCCTGCCGGTGGCGGCCTTCATCTCCTACGCGGCCATCGTCAACGCCGGTCCCTCCCACCCCTCGTACCTCAAGGCGGTGGAGGGGCTGGTGGACATGCAGCAGCAGCTCGACGAGCAGAACCTCATCCCCAGCATCCTCAACCAGGCGTACTCGGACGAGGTGCGGGACCAGTGGGTGACGCTGCCCAAGGAGGTGCTCGCGCGCATCAACTACCTGGTGGGCACGGTGAGCCAGCGTCGCATGCGCTTCGAGGAGGCGCGCGCGCTGCTGGAGGCGGTGCCCAAGGACAGTCGTGTGTACGCCAAGGCGCGCTACCTGTTGGGCGTGGTGCTGGCGGACCCGCGCTTCCCGGGCCGTCCCGGTGAGGGCGAGGCGCTGGACAAGGAGGCGCTGTCCGCCTTCACCGTCGCGCTGTCCTCCAAGGAGCCGCAGGTGGAGCTCAAGGCGACGCAGCACCTGGCGCTCATCGGCCTGGGGCGGCTGCACTACCGCCGGGGCGAGTACGCGGAGGCGACGGCGGCGTACGAGCGGGTGCCGCGCTACACGCGCTACTGGGACCAGGCCCTCTTCGAGAACGGCTTCGCGCGCTTCCAGAACGAGGACTTCGGCGGGGCGCTCGGCAGCCTCCAGGCGCTGCATGCCCCGCAGTTCGCCGGGGCCTTCCAGCCCGAGTCGTGGATCCTGAAGTCCACCGTCTATTACTACTCGTGCCTCTACGACGAGGTGAAGACCACGCTGGCGGCCTTCGACGACCTGTATGGCCCCATGGCCAAGCAGCTGGAGCCCTTCACCGCCGAGGACGCCGACCTCATCCAGGCCTACAACCTGGTGGCCGCGGAGAACCGCCGGCTGCCGCGCCCGGTGTACCTGTGGCTGCGCAACAACGAGCGCATCCGCGAGGTGATGCGCGTGCTGGCCCGCGTGGACCAGGAGAAGCGGGAGCTCTCCTCCGGACCCTGGCGCGGCACGCCCCTGGCGACGCAGACGGTGGCGTCGCTGGAGGAGATTCGCGGCACGCTGCTCCAGGTGGGTGGGACGCTGGCGCGCAGCCGCATCCGTGAGGCGGCGGACAACCTGCGCACGTTCTCCGACCAGGCCGAAATCATCCGCGTGCAGACGGCGCTCGACGAGAAGGACCTGCTGCAGGCGGGCCTGGACCAGAAGACGCTCCTGACGCGCCAGTCGCTCTACCGGCCGAAGATGCCGGGCGCGGCGTGGAACTACTGGAAGTTCCAGGGCGAGTTCTGGATCGACGAGATTGGGTACTACCAGTACACCCTGAAGCGGGGCTGCCCGGCGAAGACGGCGGACGCCCAACAGCCGTGA